From the Burkholderia ubonensis genome, one window contains:
- a CDS encoding ABC transporter ATP-binding protein, protein MSDKQIRLSVKGVNKRFGGLQALSDVGLEIKEGEIYGLIGPNGAGKTTFFNVITGLYTPDSGEFRLDGAEYKPTAVHQVAKTGIARTFQNIRLFGGMTALENVMVGRHVRTKHGLLGAVFQTPAERQEEREIKERAIELLEYVGVLQYADYTSRNLSYGHQRRLEIARALATDPKLLALDEPAAGMNATEKVELTRLLDKIRSDGRTILLIEHDVKLVMGLCNRMTVLDYGKVIAQGLPQDVQKDPKVIEAYLGAGVH, encoded by the coding sequence ATGAGCGACAAGCAAATCCGACTGTCCGTGAAAGGCGTGAACAAGCGCTTCGGCGGCCTGCAGGCGCTGTCCGACGTCGGCCTCGAGATCAAGGAAGGCGAGATCTACGGCCTGATCGGCCCGAACGGCGCCGGCAAGACGACGTTCTTCAACGTGATCACGGGGCTGTATACGCCGGACTCCGGCGAATTCAGGCTGGACGGCGCGGAATACAAGCCGACCGCGGTGCACCAGGTCGCGAAGACGGGCATTGCGCGGACGTTCCAGAACATCCGCCTGTTCGGCGGGATGACGGCGCTCGAGAACGTGATGGTGGGCCGCCACGTGCGGACCAAGCACGGGCTGCTGGGCGCGGTGTTCCAGACGCCGGCGGAACGCCAGGAAGAGCGCGAGATCAAGGAGCGCGCAATCGAGCTGCTCGAATACGTCGGCGTGCTGCAGTACGCGGACTACACGTCGCGCAACCTGTCGTACGGCCACCAGCGCCGCCTGGAAATCGCGCGCGCGCTCGCGACCGATCCGAAGCTGCTCGCGCTCGACGAGCCGGCGGCCGGGATGAACGCGACGGAGAAGGTGGAACTGACGCGCCTGCTCGACAAGATTCGCTCGGACGGCCGCACGATCCTGCTGATCGAGCACGACGTGAAGCTCGTGATGGGGTTGTGCAACCGGATGACGGTGCTCGATTACGGCAAGGTGATCGCCCAGGGTCTGCCGCAGGACGTGCAGAAGGACCCGAAGGTGATTGAGGCATATCTCGGCGCAGGGGTGCACTGA
- a CDS encoding SDR family oxidoreductase: MSTSEQVAIVTGSSRGIGAEIARQLARDGFRVVVNYAGSAGPAREVVDAIVADGGQAIAVQANVADPAAVTSLFDAARDAFGGIDVVVNSAGVMKLAAIAEFDDAVFDNTFAINVKGTFNVCRAAAQRVRDGGRIVNLSTSVIGMRMPTYGLYVASKAAVESMTQVLAQEMRGRGIRVNAVAPGPVATELFLQGKSPELIDRLAKLNPLERLGQPDDIAGAVAFLAGPDGAWINGQILRANGGMC; the protein is encoded by the coding sequence ATGAGCACATCGGAACAAGTCGCCATCGTCACAGGTTCGTCGCGCGGCATCGGCGCGGAAATCGCGCGCCAACTCGCCCGGGACGGCTTCCGGGTCGTCGTCAACTATGCCGGGAGCGCCGGCCCGGCCCGCGAAGTGGTCGACGCGATCGTCGCCGACGGCGGTCAGGCGATCGCCGTGCAGGCGAACGTCGCCGATCCGGCCGCCGTCACCTCGCTGTTCGACGCGGCCCGCGATGCCTTCGGCGGGATCGACGTGGTGGTGAACTCGGCGGGCGTGATGAAGCTCGCGGCGATCGCCGAGTTCGACGATGCGGTGTTCGACAACACGTTCGCGATCAACGTGAAGGGCACGTTCAACGTATGCCGCGCGGCAGCGCAGCGCGTGCGCGACGGCGGCCGGATCGTCAACCTGTCGACCAGCGTGATCGGGATGCGCATGCCGACCTACGGGCTGTACGTCGCGAGCAAGGCGGCGGTCGAAAGCATGACGCAGGTGCTCGCCCAGGAAATGCGCGGGCGCGGCATCCGCGTGAACGCCGTCGCGCCGGGACCGGTCGCGACCGAGTTGTTCCTGCAGGGCAAGAGCCCCGAACTTATCGATCGGCTCGCGAAGCTGAACCCGCTCGAACGGCTCGGCCAGCCCGACGACATCGCCGGCGCCGTCGCGTTCCTCGCGGGTCCGGACGGCGCATGGATCAACGGCCAGATCCTGCGCGCCAACGGCGGCATGTGCTGA
- a CDS encoding SDR family oxidoreductase: MKEVVLVTGASSGFGLLTAQALARAGHTVYASMRESAGRNAPRVAAVAAYAQQHGVDLRSVELDVGDDASVDAAIDRVIADNGRLDIVVHNAGHMVFGPAEAFTPEQLAQLYDVNVVSTQRVNRAALPHLRRQRRGLLVWVSSSSARGGTPPFLAPYFAAKAAMDSLAVSYAAELARWGIETSIVVPGAFTRGTNHFLHAGKPADTAVQAAYDGGPYAGVADQALKGLAALEPADADADAVATAIAELVAAPAGKRPYRVFVDPSQDGAEEVFRVGDRIRREMFRNIGLADLLAPRVGG; encoded by the coding sequence ATGAAGGAAGTCGTCCTCGTCACCGGCGCGTCCAGCGGCTTCGGCTTGCTGACGGCCCAGGCGCTCGCCCGCGCCGGTCACACGGTCTACGCCTCGATGCGCGAGAGCGCCGGGCGCAATGCACCGCGCGTCGCCGCCGTCGCCGCCTATGCGCAACAACACGGCGTCGATCTGCGCAGCGTCGAACTCGACGTCGGCGACGACGCATCGGTCGACGCCGCCATCGATCGCGTGATCGCGGACAACGGCCGCCTCGACATCGTCGTCCACAACGCCGGTCACATGGTGTTCGGGCCGGCCGAAGCGTTCACGCCCGAACAGCTGGCGCAGCTCTACGACGTCAACGTCGTGTCGACCCAGCGCGTGAACCGCGCGGCGCTGCCGCACCTGCGCCGCCAGCGCCGTGGCCTGCTCGTGTGGGTGTCGTCCTCGTCGGCGCGCGGCGGCACCCCGCCGTTCCTCGCGCCCTACTTCGCCGCGAAAGCCGCGATGGACTCGCTCGCGGTGTCCTACGCGGCCGAGCTCGCACGCTGGGGCATCGAAACGTCGATCGTCGTGCCGGGCGCGTTCACCCGGGGCACGAATCACTTCCTCCATGCGGGCAAGCCGGCCGATACCGCCGTGCAGGCCGCCTACGACGGCGGGCCGTACGCGGGTGTCGCCGATCAGGCGTTGAAGGGCCTCGCCGCGCTCGAACCGGCCGACGCCGACGCCGACGCCGTCGCCACGGCCATTGCCGAACTCGTCGCGGCGCCGGCCGGCAAGCGCCCCTACCGCGTGTTCGTCGACCCGTCGCAGGACGGCGCCGAGGAAGTGTTCCGCGTCGGCGATCGCATCCGCCGCGAGATGTTCAGGAACATCGGGCTCGCCGATCTGCTCGCGCCGCGCGTCGGCGGCTGA
- a CDS encoding LysR family transcriptional regulator: MGFDSRLLSGIGVLSAVIEAGTFARAGEAMGLTQPAVSRAVARLEERVGIRIFNRTARAITLTDEGRRFYETVAPLLAGIEEAALDAGQSKARVRGRLRVNVDGTFGHYVLAPRMAEFLDRYPELSVEISVRDRMGDLVADGFDVAVRFGIPEPSSYRARLLLETRVLTCASAAYIARHGEPLHPRDLADGHRCVLIRDPVTGRPYEWEFHRGNEVVPVDAAGRLTVNDTGGLLGACLGGVGIAQLLELYARDVLADGRLVQLLPEWADETFPLYAYHHASNLVSAKVRVFLDFVRELMV; this comes from the coding sequence ATGGGATTCGACAGCAGATTGCTCAGCGGTATCGGCGTGCTCTCCGCGGTGATCGAGGCGGGTACCTTCGCGCGGGCGGGCGAGGCGATGGGATTGACGCAGCCGGCGGTGAGCCGTGCGGTGGCGCGGCTGGAGGAGCGCGTCGGGATCCGGATCTTCAACCGGACGGCGCGTGCGATCACGCTGACCGACGAAGGGCGGCGCTTCTACGAGACGGTCGCGCCGCTGCTGGCCGGTATCGAGGAGGCGGCGCTCGACGCCGGTCAGTCGAAGGCGCGCGTGAGAGGGCGGCTGCGGGTCAACGTGGACGGCACGTTCGGCCACTACGTGCTGGCGCCGCGGATGGCGGAATTTCTCGATCGTTATCCGGAGCTGTCGGTCGAGATCAGTGTGCGCGACCGGATGGGCGACCTCGTCGCGGACGGCTTCGACGTGGCCGTGCGCTTCGGCATCCCGGAGCCGTCGTCATATCGCGCGCGATTGCTGCTCGAGACGCGCGTGCTGACGTGCGCGTCGGCGGCCTACATCGCGCGTCATGGCGAACCGCTGCACCCGCGGGATCTCGCTGACGGTCACCGGTGCGTGCTGATCCGCGATCCGGTGACCGGGCGGCCGTATGAATGGGAGTTTCATCGCGGCAACGAAGTCGTGCCGGTCGACGCCGCCGGCAGGCTGACGGTGAACGATACGGGCGGACTGCTCGGCGCGTGCCTGGGCGGCGTCGGCATTGCGCAACTGCTCGAACTCTATGCGCGGGACGTCCTGGCCGACGGAAGGTTGGTGCAGTTGTTGCCCGAGTGGGCGGACGAGACTTTCCCGCTTTACGCGTATCACCATGCGTCGAATCTCGTTTCGGCGAAGGTGAGGGTGTTTCTGGACTTCGTCCGCGAGCTGATGGTCTGA
- a CDS encoding pseudouridine synthase, with translation MDLESILFTQGFGSRRQCRGLIESGRVTVAGASATDPDAAFDTDGLVFTLDGTAWPYHARAYLALNKPAGYECSRDPQHHASVFSLLPTPLVARGVQCVGRLDQDTTGLLLLSDDGQFVHAYTSPKRKVPKTYVATVRHPLDDAQLHALRTGVQLHGEPKPIAAVAADARDAHVLALTVLEGKYHQVKRMVAAASNRVEALHRESIGGFALPAGLAPGSWCWLAEAELAALRNTVKTL, from the coding sequence ATGGATCTCGAAAGCATTCTCTTCACCCAGGGCTTCGGCTCGCGCCGCCAGTGCCGCGGCCTGATCGAATCGGGCCGCGTCACCGTCGCGGGCGCGAGCGCGACCGACCCGGACGCAGCCTTCGACACGGACGGCCTCGTGTTCACGCTCGACGGCACCGCGTGGCCGTATCACGCGCGCGCGTATCTCGCGCTCAACAAGCCGGCCGGCTACGAGTGCTCGCGCGATCCGCAGCATCACGCGAGCGTGTTCAGCCTGCTGCCGACGCCGCTCGTCGCGCGCGGCGTGCAGTGCGTCGGCCGCCTCGACCAGGACACGACCGGCCTGCTGCTGCTGTCCGACGACGGCCAGTTCGTTCACGCGTACACGTCGCCGAAGCGCAAGGTGCCGAAGACCTACGTCGCGACCGTGCGCCACCCGCTCGACGACGCGCAGCTGCACGCGCTGCGCACGGGCGTCCAGCTGCACGGCGAGCCGAAGCCGATCGCCGCGGTCGCAGCCGACGCGCGCGACGCGCACGTGCTCGCGCTGACCGTGCTCGAAGGCAAATATCATCAGGTGAAACGGATGGTCGCGGCGGCGAGCAATCGCGTGGAGGCGCTGCACCGCGAAAGCATCGGCGGATTCGCGCTGCCGGCCGGGCTGGCGCCCGGTAGCTGGTGCTGGCTCGCAGAGGCTGAGCTGGCAGCGCTGCGCAATACCGTCAAAACCCTGTAA
- a CDS encoding acetylornithine transaminase, protein MPLNDYPIDSLMYITTRPDIVFTHGKGSWLYDHTGKRYLDFIQGWAVNSLGHCNDGVVEALKSQAEKLLNPSPAFYNEPMAKLAGLLTQHSAFDKVFFTNSGAEANEGAIKLARKWGRKFKDGAYEIITFDHGFHGRTLATMSASGKPGWDTLYAPQVPGFPKAELNNIESVEKLINGKTVAVMLEPIQGEGGVIPATREFMRALRALTKQHNLLLIVDEVQSGCGRAGTLFAYELADIEPDIMTLGKGIGSGVPLAALLSKADVAVFEAGDQGGTYNGNPLMTAAGYSVISQLVAPGFLEGVRARGEYLKRKLLELSEERGFEGERGEGLLRALLLGRDIGPQIVEKAREMQPDGLLLNAARPNLLRFMPALNVTTEEIDQMMAMLRSILDTL, encoded by the coding sequence ATGCCCCTGAACGATTATCCGATCGACTCGCTGATGTACATCACGACCCGCCCCGACATCGTGTTCACGCACGGCAAGGGTTCATGGCTCTACGATCACACCGGCAAGCGCTATCTGGATTTCATCCAGGGCTGGGCGGTCAACAGCCTCGGCCACTGCAACGACGGCGTCGTCGAGGCGCTCAAGTCGCAGGCGGAAAAGCTGCTGAACCCGTCGCCGGCGTTCTACAACGAGCCGATGGCGAAGCTCGCGGGCCTGCTCACGCAGCATAGCGCGTTCGACAAGGTGTTCTTCACGAACAGCGGCGCCGAAGCGAACGAAGGCGCGATCAAGCTCGCGCGCAAGTGGGGCCGCAAGTTCAAGGACGGCGCGTACGAGATCATCACGTTCGACCACGGCTTCCACGGCCGCACGCTCGCGACGATGTCGGCGAGCGGCAAGCCGGGCTGGGACACGCTGTACGCGCCGCAGGTGCCGGGCTTCCCGAAGGCCGAGCTGAACAACATCGAGTCGGTCGAGAAGCTGATCAACGGGAAGACCGTCGCGGTGATGCTCGAGCCGATCCAGGGCGAAGGCGGCGTGATCCCCGCGACCCGCGAATTCATGCGCGCGCTGCGCGCGCTGACGAAGCAGCACAACCTGCTCCTGATCGTCGACGAAGTGCAGAGCGGCTGCGGCCGCGCGGGCACGCTGTTCGCGTACGAGCTCGCCGACATCGAGCCGGACATCATGACGCTCGGCAAGGGCATCGGCAGCGGCGTGCCGCTCGCGGCACTGCTGTCGAAGGCCGACGTCGCGGTGTTCGAGGCCGGCGACCAGGGCGGCACCTACAACGGCAACCCGCTGATGACGGCGGCAGGCTACTCGGTGATCTCGCAGCTCGTCGCGCCCGGCTTCCTCGAAGGCGTGCGCGCGCGCGGCGAATACCTGAAGCGCAAGCTGCTCGAGCTGTCGGAAGAGCGCGGCTTCGAAGGCGAGCGCGGCGAGGGCCTGCTGCGCGCGCTGCTGCTCGGCAGGGACATCGGTCCGCAGATCGTCGAGAAGGCGCGCGAGATGCAGCCGGACGGCCTGCTGCTCAACGCGGCGCGCCCGAACCTGCTGCGCTTCATGCCCGCGCTGAACGTGACGACCGAAGAAATCGACCAGATGATGGCGATGCTGCGGTCGATTCTCGACACGCTCTGA
- a CDS encoding NAD-dependent epimerase/dehydratase family protein, producing the protein MIATRILRRPRVLIVGCGDVGLRCVAQWRARRGELRIVALTSHPARRDELRAAGATPIVGDLDRPSTLARLAGLAPRTILHLAPPQPDGRDDRRTRALVAALTVPGRRLAQPAPASGRLRAARAALRLAGAPSRETRIVPDGLRAPTLVYASTTGVYGDCGGARIDETRPLHPANPRALRRVSAERQLRAATVRGGLSARIVRIPGIYAANRLPLARLERGTPALAAADDVYTNHIHADDLATILLRAAARGRPSRAVHASDDSELRMGEYFDRVAQVFGLPPPPRVSRADAERLLEPTLLSFMRESRRLSNARLKRELCVTLRYPTVDDFLQTLAPGGASGQRG; encoded by the coding sequence ATGATCGCGACACGAATTCTGCGCCGTCCGCGCGTGCTGATCGTCGGCTGCGGCGACGTCGGCCTGCGCTGCGTCGCCCAGTGGCGCGCGCGGCGCGGCGAGCTGCGGATCGTCGCGCTGACGAGCCATCCGGCCCGGCGTGACGAACTGCGCGCTGCGGGCGCGACGCCGATCGTCGGCGACCTCGACCGACCGTCGACGCTGGCCCGCCTCGCGGGGCTTGCGCCGCGCACGATCCTGCATCTCGCGCCGCCGCAGCCCGACGGACGCGACGATCGGCGCACGCGTGCGCTCGTTGCCGCATTGACCGTGCCCGGGCGGCGGCTCGCGCAGCCCGCGCCGGCATCCGGCAGGCTGCGGGCCGCGCGCGCGGCGCTCCGCCTGGCCGGTGCGCCCTCGCGGGAAACGCGTATTGTACCCGACGGTCTTCGCGCGCCCACGCTCGTCTACGCAAGCACGACCGGCGTGTACGGCGACTGCGGCGGCGCGCGCATCGACGAAACGCGGCCGCTCCACCCCGCCAATCCGCGCGCGTTGCGCCGGGTGTCGGCGGAGCGGCAACTGCGCGCCGCGACCGTGCGCGGCGGGCTGTCGGCGCGCATCGTCCGGATCCCCGGCATCTACGCGGCGAACCGGCTGCCGCTCGCGCGCCTCGAACGCGGCACGCCGGCGCTCGCGGCGGCCGACGACGTCTACACGAACCACATCCATGCCGACGACCTTGCGACGATCCTGCTGCGCGCGGCCGCGCGCGGCAGGCCGTCGCGCGCCGTGCACGCGTCGGACGACAGCGAACTGCGGATGGGGGAGTATTTCGACCGGGTCGCACAAGTGTTCGGCCTGCCGCCGCCGCCGCGCGTGAGCCGCGCCGACGCCGAGCGCCTGCTCGAGCCGACGCTGCTGTCGTTCATGCGCGAGTCGCGGCGGCTGTCCAACGCACGGCTCAAGCGCGAATTGTGCGTGACGTTGCGCTATCCGACCGTAGACGATTTCCTTCAAACGCTCGCGCCCGGCGGCGCGTCAGGTCAGCGCGGGTAA
- a CDS encoding ABC transporter substrate-binding protein produces MTLPALLRRAAAGALLLGCAAAHADLKVGVDLSSTGPAAAIGITSKNAILMWPKTIAGQPVQLTVLDDASDPGAAVRNIRKLVDEDHVDVVVGPNITPAALAALDAVAASQTPMITLVGSGAIVEPQEGARTWAFKMAQSDSAMADVMTRYMANHGVKTVGFIGFADSYGDSWLNEFTRFAEIRKIRVIATERFNRTDASVTGQALKLIAAKPDAVLIAGSGTPAVLPQRTLIERGYKGAIYQTHGIATPEFIRLGGKDVEGTLFPTQPVVVARTLPADDPARKAALAFVDAYEARYGAGTVTQFAGDAAGVYPRLADAVGRALKAAQPGTPAFRTALRRELERAHELVVPNGVVNTSDKDHVGLDQRASVMGIVKQGRFVYLSR; encoded by the coding sequence ATGACGCTTCCCGCCCTGTTGCGCCGCGCCGCTGCCGGCGCCCTGTTGCTCGGCTGCGCGGCCGCGCATGCCGACCTGAAGGTCGGCGTCGACCTGTCGTCGACCGGCCCGGCCGCCGCGATCGGCATCACCAGCAAGAACGCGATCCTGATGTGGCCGAAGACGATCGCCGGCCAGCCGGTGCAGCTGACGGTGCTCGACGATGCGTCCGATCCGGGCGCGGCCGTGCGCAATATCCGCAAGCTGGTGGACGAGGATCACGTCGACGTCGTGGTCGGGCCGAACATCACGCCGGCCGCGCTTGCGGCGCTGGACGCGGTGGCCGCGTCGCAAACGCCGATGATCACGCTGGTCGGCTCGGGCGCGATCGTCGAGCCGCAGGAAGGCGCGCGCACCTGGGCGTTCAAGATGGCGCAGAGCGACAGCGCGATGGCCGACGTGATGACGCGCTACATGGCCAATCACGGCGTGAAGACGGTCGGCTTCATCGGCTTCGCGGACAGCTATGGCGACAGCTGGCTGAACGAGTTCACGCGCTTCGCCGAGATCCGCAAGATCCGCGTGATCGCGACCGAGCGCTTCAACCGGACCGACGCGAGCGTCACCGGGCAGGCGCTGAAGCTGATCGCGGCGAAGCCCGATGCCGTCCTGATCGCGGGCTCGGGCACGCCGGCCGTGCTGCCGCAGCGCACGCTGATCGAGCGCGGCTACAAGGGCGCGATCTACCAGACGCACGGAATCGCGACGCCGGAATTCATCCGGCTCGGCGGCAAGGACGTGGAAGGCACGCTGTTCCCGACGCAGCCGGTCGTCGTCGCCCGCACGTTGCCGGCCGACGACCCGGCGCGCAAGGCGGCGCTGGCGTTCGTCGATGCATATGAAGCGCGCTACGGCGCGGGCACGGTCACGCAGTTCGCGGGCGACGCGGCCGGCGTGTATCCGCGCCTCGCGGACGCGGTCGGCCGCGCGCTGAAGGCGGCGCAGCCGGGCACGCCGGCGTTCCGGACGGCGCTGCGGCGCGAACTCGAACGGGCGCACGAGCTGGTCGTGCCGAACGGCGTCGTCAACACGAGCGACAAGGACCACGTCGGACTCGATCAGCGCGCGAGCGTGATGGGGATCGTGAAACAGGGCCGGTTCGTCTACCTGAGCCGGTAA
- a CDS encoding CDP-6-deoxy-delta-3,4-glucoseen reductase, translating to MAFNVTLKQSGRQFQVESDETVLAAALRQNVHLPYGCKNGACGSCKGQIVSGQIEQGPHAASALSNDERTRGLALLCCSKAQCDLEIDVREIAGVDGVQVKKLPCRIAALERKADDVMVLKLQLPANERLQYLAGQYIEFILKDGSRRSYSMANAPHEEGPIELHIRHMPGGKFTDHVFGAMKERDILRFEGPLGTFFLREDSDKPIVLLASGTGFAPIKAIIEHVKHRGITRPMTLYWGARRKKDIYLAELAEQWAREIPNFRFVPVLSEPDDADQWSGRTGFVHRAVIEDLPDLSAHQVYACGAPVMVESAQRDFTQHHGLPADEFYADSFTSAADLAHPV from the coding sequence ATGGCATTCAACGTCACTCTCAAGCAAAGCGGCCGGCAATTCCAGGTCGAGTCGGACGAAACCGTGCTGGCGGCCGCGCTGCGCCAGAACGTCCATCTGCCGTACGGCTGCAAGAACGGCGCGTGCGGCTCCTGCAAGGGGCAGATCGTGTCGGGCCAGATCGAGCAGGGCCCGCACGCCGCGTCGGCGCTGTCCAACGACGAGCGGACCCGCGGCCTCGCGCTGCTGTGCTGCTCGAAGGCGCAATGCGATCTCGAGATCGACGTGCGCGAGATCGCCGGCGTCGACGGGGTGCAGGTCAAGAAGCTGCCGTGCCGCATCGCCGCGCTCGAGCGCAAGGCCGACGACGTGATGGTGCTGAAGCTGCAGCTGCCGGCCAACGAGCGCCTGCAGTACCTCGCGGGCCAGTACATCGAATTCATCCTGAAGGACGGCTCGCGCCGCAGCTACTCGATGGCGAACGCGCCGCACGAGGAAGGCCCGATCGAGCTGCACATCCGCCACATGCCGGGCGGCAAGTTCACCGACCACGTGTTCGGTGCGATGAAGGAGCGCGACATCCTGCGCTTCGAAGGCCCGCTCGGCACGTTCTTCCTGCGCGAGGATTCGGACAAGCCGATCGTGCTGCTCGCGTCCGGCACCGGCTTCGCGCCGATCAAGGCGATCATCGAGCACGTGAAGCACCGGGGCATCACGCGTCCGATGACGCTCTACTGGGGCGCGCGCCGCAAGAAGGACATCTATCTCGCCGAGCTCGCCGAGCAATGGGCGCGCGAGATTCCGAACTTCCGGTTCGTGCCGGTGCTGTCCGAGCCGGACGACGCCGACCAGTGGAGCGGCCGCACCGGCTTCGTCCATCGCGCGGTGATCGAGGACCTGCCCGACCTGTCGGCGCACCAGGTCTACGCGTGCGGCGCGCCGGTGATGGTCGAGTCCGCGCAGCGCGACTTCACGCAGCATCACGGGCTGCCCGCGGACGAGTTCTACGCGGACTCGTTCACGAGCGCCGCCGATCTCGCGCATCCGGTCTGA
- a CDS encoding GNAT family acetyltransferase translates to MDAAADGVAIRPFDRADTGAVLAVWRDAFPQYGETDAPPHRDPLRSIELKLATQPELFFVAVSGARVVGTLMAGFDGHRGWLYSFGVAHDARRLGVGRALIAHAEAALAARGCLKVNLQVLPGNDDACRFYAALGYRIEERISFGKTLPAA, encoded by the coding sequence ATGGATGCCGCCGCCGATGGCGTTGCGATCCGTCCGTTCGATCGCGCCGATACCGGCGCCGTGCTCGCGGTCTGGCGCGATGCGTTCCCTCAGTACGGCGAGACGGACGCGCCGCCGCACCGCGATCCGCTGCGCTCGATCGAGCTGAAGCTCGCGACGCAGCCGGAGCTGTTCTTCGTCGCGGTCAGCGGCGCGCGCGTCGTGGGCACGCTGATGGCCGGCTTCGACGGGCATCGCGGCTGGCTGTATTCGTTCGGCGTCGCGCATGACGCGCGCCGGCTCGGCGTCGGCCGCGCGCTGATCGCCCACGCGGAGGCCGCGCTCGCCGCGCGCGGCTGCCTGAAGGTCAACCTGCAGGTGCTGCCCGGCAACGACGACGCGTGCCGTTTCTATGCGGCGCTCGGCTACCGCATCGAGGAACGCATCTCGTTCGGCAAGACGCTGCCTGCAGCCTGA
- a CDS encoding ABC transporter ATP-binding protein, translated as MAAAMLKIKGLQVNYGGIQAVKGVDMEVRQGELVTLIGANGAGKTTTMKAITGLKPYSAGDIEYDGKSIKGVPTHELLKRGLAMVPEGRGIFARMSIIENMQMGAYLRNDADGIKKDVDRMFGFFPRLKERATQLAGTLSGGEQQMLAMSRAILSKPKLLLLDEPSMGLSPIMVEKIFEVVRTISNEGITVLLVEQNARLALQAADRGYVMDSGTVTMEGDAKQMLDDPKVRAAYLGE; from the coding sequence ATGGCAGCGGCAATGTTGAAAATCAAGGGCTTGCAGGTCAACTACGGCGGCATCCAGGCCGTCAAGGGCGTTGACATGGAAGTCCGCCAGGGCGAGCTCGTGACGCTGATCGGCGCGAACGGCGCAGGCAAGACCACGACGATGAAGGCGATCACGGGTCTCAAGCCGTACTCGGCGGGCGACATCGAGTACGACGGCAAGTCGATCAAGGGCGTGCCGACGCACGAACTGCTCAAGCGCGGCCTCGCGATGGTGCCGGAAGGCCGCGGGATCTTCGCGCGGATGTCGATCATCGAGAACATGCAGATGGGCGCGTATCTGCGCAACGACGCGGACGGGATCAAGAAGGACGTCGACCGGATGTTCGGCTTCTTCCCGCGCCTGAAGGAGCGCGCGACGCAGCTCGCCGGCACGCTGTCGGGCGGCGAGCAGCAGATGCTCGCGATGTCGCGCGCGATCCTGTCGAAGCCGAAGCTGCTGCTGCTCGACGAGCCGTCGATGGGCCTGTCGCCGATCATGGTCGAGAAGATCTTCGAAGTGGTGCGCACGATCTCGAACGAGGGCATCACGGTGCTGCTCGTCGAGCAGAACGCGCGCCTCGCGCTGCAGGCGGCCGACCGCGGCTACGTGATGGATTCGGGCACGGTCACGATGGAAGGCGACGCGAAGCAGATGCTCGACGACCCGAAGGTGCGGGCCGCGTATCTGGGCGAATGA
- a CDS encoding DUF2278 family protein — protein MSLDYGFVKAKVKAVAGLKALPHGSEIQYHIHLTLALPDGDWDVAINVGTNDADDLLNYKLVYDFHHPITQTLAGAGEGYADLTGQAALPALDYLRSDILNETGAWRASDVMDGSAHPEPIPSLLRLVDAAQSQGLDVVVFGRTYVEGNGIHDTHMNQGSSGPHFLHRAGDDHNDHNDIWQDGALIVRVSDTQWAAYFAAFEQQTVPTDALGNPLPGAEPITH, from the coding sequence ATGAGCCTGGATTACGGTTTCGTGAAGGCGAAGGTCAAGGCAGTGGCGGGGCTGAAGGCGTTGCCGCACGGCAGCGAGATCCAGTACCACATCCACCTGACGCTCGCGCTGCCGGACGGCGACTGGGACGTCGCGATCAACGTCGGCACCAACGACGCGGACGACCTGTTGAACTACAAGCTCGTCTACGACTTCCATCACCCGATCACGCAGACGCTCGCTGGCGCAGGAGAGGGCTATGCCGATCTGACGGGGCAGGCCGCGCTGCCCGCGCTCGACTACCTGCGCAGCGACATCCTGAACGAGACCGGCGCGTGGCGCGCGAGCGACGTGATGGACGGCAGCGCGCATCCGGAGCCGATTCCGTCGCTGCTGCGGCTCGTCGATGCCGCGCAGTCGCAGGGGCTCGACGTGGTCGTGTTCGGCCGCACGTACGTCGAAGGCAACGGCATCCACGACACGCACATGAACCAGGGCTCGTCGGGCCCGCACTTCCTGCATCGCGCGGGCGACGACCACAACGACCACAACGACATCTGGCAGGACGGCGCGCTGATCGTGCGCGTGAGCGATACGCAGTGGGCCGCGTATTTCGCCGCGTTCGAGCAGCAGACGGTGCCGACCGACGCGCTCGGCAATCCGCTGCCGGGCGCGGAGCCGATCACGCACTGA